The Christiangramia forsetii KT0803 DNA segment AGCGGTTTTAAACCTGAATTTCTTCGTATAAATGCAAAGCCCACCCCTTTAGGTCCATGAAATTTATGAGCACTTACGGCAGTAAAATCTACCGGAATATCATTTAGATCCAGGTTATAATGTCCTATAGATTGAACGGTATCTGAATGGAATAATGCGTTGTGAGATTTTACCAGTTCCGCAGTTTTTTTAAGATCCAGTTTATTACCAATCTCATTATTTACATGCATCAAACTTACTAATGTCTTTTTATCTGAAGCCTTTAATCGGTTTTCTAGATCTGAAAGATCAACATTTCCTTTAGAATCCAGATTCACATATTCCACCTCGATCTCAAAACACTCTTTAAGTTGATCTACAGTATAAAGTACTGCATGATGTTCAATTTTGGAGGTAATAATTCTTTCGACACCAAGGTCACGAACCGCAGAATTCAAAGTCAGGTTATCGGCTTCAGTTCCGCCGGAAGTAAAAACGATCTCAGAGGCTTTTACATTTAAAATACCTGCAACCGTTTTCCTGGCCTGTTCAACTAAAGATTTTGACGACCTTCCAAAGCTATGGGTAGACGAAGGGTTACCGTAATTTTCTTTTAAAACGCGGGCCATTTTATCGACCACTTCCTCCCGTAACTGGGTAGTAGCTGCTGAATCAAAATACACATTTTCCATGGTCGCAAAATTAACGGAAATAAAATAATTTCCTACTTCTCTTCCTTATAAGTTTGATTCCTTTATTTTTGTGGAAAAAGCATCTTTATGAGACGTTTATTCTTTAGCATTTTTTCCCTGGCGCTTCTAAGTGCTTGTGATGATGGAGAGATCATCGTTACTAGTTTTGATTTTGAAGACAGTAGCGTTCAATTCTGTGAGGGGCCTAATAAAAATGTATTTTATTCGGTAAACAATAATGATGTTTTTGAATCTATTTCCCTGGAATTTAGAAAAAACTTGGTATCCTTAGATGAAGAAGGTAACCTGGAGCCGCCAGAAGAAGATGAAGGAATAAGTTTTGACTTAACCGGTGATAGTAGTACAGACAACAGAATAGTCTATAGAATATTCAATTCTGAAGTCCCCAGCGATTATTTCTGCAATGTGGTTCCGCCTAAAGAACCAGCGGTAGTAGAAGAATGGATAAGTGGGACCGGGGCTACTGTATTTATAACAACAAGTTTTGGAGATGAATCGCCCAATGTTGATGTAGATGGAGATGGATTGAATAATATTGACGAAGGTTGGGATCCTGATGGAATAGACCATTTAGATACAGACGAAGATGGAATACCAGATTACCTGGATGTAGATGATGATGGTGATAATATAGAAACTAGAAGAGAAAGGGAAACTGAACCTGCGGATGAAGATGGAATTCCCAATTATCTCGATAATGATGATGATGATGATGGTGTTCTTACCAGATTTGAAGTTCAGGAAGGTAATGAAGATAATCCTACACTATTCCAAACGGCTGAAGGAATTTCAAATTATTTGAATGCTGCACAAACAGCAGAACTCCAACATGATGTATATATAGATCATGATATTACAAGAAGCTATGGCTATAGAATTATCGTGGAAGACCTTAAATTCACAAAACAAGACGGTTCAGGAGAGTCCATTCAATATCAATCATACGATTTTGGAAACTATAGTGAATCAGGAATAAACATTATTCTATGTCCTTCCCAGGACACGAATTGCGGAGATACTCCAGATGAGACAGATCCCGATGAAACTGAAGAAACAAATTAAGGATTCTGCAAAATATAAACTTCAGTAGCACCTAAACCATATTTCTGATAGTCAGCATCGTAATATTTCACATTGGAATATCTACCAAGTAAATATTCCAGTTCCATTTTGAGCACCCCCTCGCCTTTACCATGAATAAAAACAATCTTCTGGATTCTTTTTTTCATAGCAAATTCCAGTTTATGCCTGGCGGTATCCAATTGTAAGTTGAGCATCTCATGATTAGACATGCTTCTAGATGACCTTACTAATTGGTTTATATGAAGATCCACCTCCATGGGGGGAGCATTCCTCTCTTTTGGCTTTATTCGGTTAGAAGCAGGTTTTTTTGTCGGTGCTTTTTCTTTTAATATTTCTTCAAAGTCAAAATCTTCCATTGCGATATCATCAATATCACTCTTAATTTTCACTAAATCATCTGCAGGTAATTGCATGATGAAACCATCTTCAGTTTTGATTTCTACCTGTTCACCATCTATATGCTGAACAGTTCCACTTAAATCATCATCTAATAATTCTACAATATCTCCAGGCTTTAGATCTCTCATGGCTCCTTAATTTTCATTTTCATTCTCGTGATCATCTTTAGTAGCCACCCAGTAATTTGTAGCCCGGTACAAGCCCAGCATTATAATAATTAAACCTATTATTTTAAAATACGGATTTGCATTTTCAGCTGCGATTGTGTAAATAAGAAGCGCTCCACCAATTACAATAAGAGCGGTATTAATTATTTGTGAATTGTTCATTTTCAGTAAGTTAAAAAATTTCGGTTGGTAATTTGCAAAGTTTTATTTATTACATTTATGCAAATTTATAGCTTTCATGAAGCTTACCATTCTTTTTCTCTTCATTTTTAGTACAACTGTCCTAAAAGCCCAGTTATATATTGCTCCTTCAGAAAAGTCTGATAGCTATATGTATGCAAAAGATCGGCTGATATTTGTCCAGAACGAGATTCATCTCATTAAAAATAATAAAAATGAAACCGGAGCCAGTTTATATCTTCGGAAAGGTTCACAATTGCTTCAGGGTGACAAACCAGCTAATATAAATACCGGAAGTGGTGATATTGCTGTAGTTCAGCAAGGAACTTCTAATGCATTTGATTATAATTACTGGGGACTTCCCGTGGTGGGATTCGCCGGAAAAAATCAATTGAATGATTATTTATACGATCCCCTTTCAAATACCGAAAGCAAAAAAGCTAAACTAACCACGGGATTAGAAGGCTATAGCGACCCGTTAAGTATTTCCGGCAGATGGATTTATACCTATTCAGGAGCAAACTATTCCGACTGGCAATACGTTGGAGAGCATTTTGATCTTCTTCCCGGTGAAGGCTTTAGTATGAAAGGCGTAAACGGTAGTAATTCTAATTTAATCGAAGGAGAAAAGATAAATCCCGGGAGCGCTCAAATGTATGATTTCAGAGGTCTTCCTAATGACGGGAAAATAGAACTTCCTGTTAAAAAAGATCAGGTATTACTTGTTGGTAATCCGTATCCGTCCTCCTTAGATCTTGAGAAATTTCTATTTGAAAATATTTCAACCACGGGTATCGCATATTTTTGGGATTCTAAGAAAAATGGCAACTCACACTATCTTTCAGATTACGAAGGTGGCTACGGAACTTATTCTCCGGGAGCCGGTATTTATATTCCGGCGATTTTTAAACGATATAGTGACGAAAGCGAAACCGGCGAAATTGGGGAGTCTTATCCCAGAAAGCGGATGCCCATAGCACAGGGTTTTATGATCATTGGAAAAAATGAAGGGGTTGTTCATTTTCAGAATTCTCAAAGAATGTATCAAAAAGAAATTGAGGGAGTCTCCAATTTCAAATCTTTAGAACCTGCAAATCCATCTGTTATTTTTAACATTGAGATAGATTCTATGTATGTAAGACAACTTGCACTTTCTTTTAATAATCTTTCCACAGTTAATGAAGATCACGGGATGGATGCAAGAAAAATGGATAGATTCTCAGAGGATATCAGCTGGTCAATTTCCGAAGAACCTTTTCTAATCAATGTTAGGCCGAAGGTGGATCAGGAATTAATTCCGCTTAAGATCAACCTAAAAAAAGATACCAGTTTGAAATTTTCAGCGGCTAAATTCAATAATTTCAATCCAGACCGTTTGTTTGTATATGACGCACAGGATGATCTTTATTTTGGTATCACCACGGGCTATTTTAAAATGAGCTTGCCTGCAGGTGATTATAACGATAGATTTTTTATAAGTTTTATAGAGCAACTGCCTGCAGAAGACACCACAACAGATTCTATTGCACCTGTAGCTGATCTAAAAAAGCTCCCTAATATTTTATTGAATACCATTGATATATTTCAAAATAACTCATTAGAACAGCTGGAAACAAAGGTTTTGTACAATGCCGAATTAAAGAATTTAAAATTATTTGATCTCCACGGAAAATTAATTCTAAACAAAAATTTTATTGCTAAAGAGAAAGAATTTAATTTTTCGACCGGAAATTTGAGCAATGCTATTTATATTGTAAAGGTAATTACTAATGATAACAAAGAGTTGACTAAAAAAATTAGTATCAGGAATTGAATAATTTAGAACAATACATGCTTCCCTGTCTCAATAAAACTGTGTTGGGTGTAGAGTGTACTGGTTGTGGGGGACAGCGTGCAGCTTTACTCCTCTTTCAGGGAGAATTTAAAGAAGCATTTGTTATGTATCCGGCTATTTATAGCCTGGTGGTATTGTTCGGATTTCTGATTATTAATCTTTTTATTAAATTTAAATATGATTACAACATCAAAATAGGTCTTATTATTTTTAATGCTGTTATCATTGCTGGAGCATATATTATCAAAATGATTAATACATTCAACTAACCAACCAAAATTATTTACCATGGAAAAAAGAGAATTACCTAATTCTACATTAATCCTGATCTTCGGGATTTTATCAATTATAGGCTGTTGCTGTTATGGAGTAGCCGGCGTAATTTTTGGAATAATTGCCCTCGTCATGTCTAAGCGTGCTATTGAAATATATAATGCAGATCCTGAATTATATACAGGTTACCAGAACGTAAAAACAGGAAAGATCCTAGCAATAATTGGCCTGGTACTTAGCGCCCTTTCATTATTAAGTACTATTATAGTATTTATTTTCTTTGGAGGTATGGAAGGTATGCAGGAAATACAGGAAGAGATATTGAGAGAATACGGAGGATAAATTTTAATTTTATCGCATAAAAAATCCCGCAAATTGCGGGATTTTTTCATTTTATGTTCTAGAGATTATTTTTCGAACTGTTTCAGTGTTTTAACGATAATCGCTACACAATCTCTCAACTCTTCTTCAGTCATTACCAACGGAGGTGCAAAACGGATAATATTACCGTGGGTAGGTTTAGCAAGAAGACCATTCTCTTTTAGCGCCATACAAATATCCCATGCTGTAGAACTTTCTTCAGCATCATTAATTACGATTGCGTTTAGCAATCCACGACCTCTTACGAGCTCAACAATATTAGATTCTTTAATATAATCATCAAGCAATTGTCTAAATAAATTACCCAGTTTTCTTGCATTCTGGATTAGATGCTCGTCTTTAACCACATCCAATGCTGCCACCGCTACCGCAGCCGCAACAGGATTTCCACCAAACGTGGAACCGTGTTGTCCTGGCTGGATCACTTCCATAATTTCATTATCTGCAAGTACCGCGGAAACCGGATAGTTACCTCCAGATAGCGCTTTTCCAAGAATTAGAATATCTGGTTTACTATACGTTTTTTCCTGACGCTCACAATGTCCTTCGCAAGAACAGTGTCCACATACGGCTAATAATCCTCCAGTTCTCGCAATACCGGTCTGGATCTCATCTGCCATAAACAAAACATTATTTTTATTGCAAATCTCCTTAACCTTGCTCATATAATCGTCACTCGGCACATAAACCCCTGCTTCCCCCTGAATAGGCTCTACCAGAAAACCAGCAACATTAGGATTATTTTCAATAGCCGCTTCTAAAGCATCAATATCATCGTAGTTGATTTTGATGAAACCCGGAGTATAGGGTCCAAAATTCTTTCGGGCACCTTCATCATTAGAAAAAGATATAATGGTTGTAGTCCTTCCGTGGAAGTTATTCTCGGCTACAATAATCTCCGCTTCTGTTTCCTTTACGCCTTTTTTCTCATAAGCCCATTTACGAGCGATTTTTATCGCCGTTTCCACAGCTTCTGCTCCGGTATTCATAGGAAGCAACTTATCAAAACCAAAATATTCGGTAGCATATTGCTCATAAGCACCAAGAACATCATTATGAAATGCACGTGAAGTAAGTGCAAGTTTAGACGCCTGTTCATGCATTGCTTCAACAATCTTCGGATGACAATGACCCTGATTTACCGCTGAATACGCAGAAAGAAAGTCGTAATATTTTTTACCTTCAACATCCCAGACGTGAACACCCTCTCCCTTGCTAAGTACAGCAGGTAATGGATGGTAGTTATGTGCACCATGTTGGTCCTCAAGTTGTATGGCTTCTTTTGAAGTTTTGATCTTAGGTAATGGCATGTTAGTTTTTCGTTTTTGAATTAGTTTTATGCAATTCCTTCTTTATTTGATTGAAAAATCAAGAAAAGGGAGAGAAATCATCCCTGAGATTTGAATTGCTGCAAATTACTAAATGTTTGCTGAAAATTTCAACTGCCTCCTCTTTAAATCTTGTTAATTATCCTATTTTTGCGCTATGGCAAGAAGAAATAAAAACAAGCTTTTTACTGAAATTGAAATTACAGGCGCCGGAGCTAAAGGCAAGGCTATAGGCAAATCACCTGATGGCCGAGTCATTTTTATAGACAATGCCGTTCCGGGGGATGTAGCTGATATTCAAACTACACGAAAAAGAAAATCCTATTACCAGGGAACTGCTACCGAGTTCCATAAATTATCTGATAAAAGAACGGAGCCAGTTTGCCAGCATTTTGGAACCTGTGGAGGCTGCAAATGGCAAAATATGGAGTATAAATTTCAGCTGGAATATAAACAGGATGAAGTTGAGAACAATCTTCGCAGGCTTGGTAAAATTGAATTACCTGAAATCACTCCAATTCTGGGCAGTGAGGAAATCTACTTTTATCGAAATAAAATGGAGTTTTCTTTTAGCGATAGTCGTTGGCTCACACAGGAAGAAATCCAAAGCGGGGAAGATATTCAGCAGAGAAATGCCCTGGGTTTTCACATCCCGGGAATGTGGGATAAAATCCTTGATATAGAAAAATGTCACTTACAGGCAGATCCTAGTAATGCCATTCGAAATTTTGTAAAGGAATTTGCTATAGAAAATGATCTTGCTTTTTTTAATACCAGGAATCAGGAAGGTCTCCTAAGAACTTTAATGATTAGAACAACCTCCACCGGGGAAATCATGATTCTTGTTCAGTTCTTTAAAGAAGATCAGGAAAAAAGAGAATTACTTCTAAATGCGCTTGCAGAAAAATTTCCTGAAATAACATCACTTCAGTACGTTGTAAATACTAAAGCAAATGATACTATTTATGATCAGGAAGTCATTTGTTTTAAAGGACGTGATCATATTTTTGAGGAAATGGAAGGTTTAAAATTCAAGATCAACGCCAAATCATTTTATCAAACGAACTCAGAACAAGCTTATAACCTCTATAAGATTACCAGAGATTATGCCAATCTCAAAGGTGATGAACTTGTGTACGATCTTTATACAGGAACCGGAACTATCGCTCAATTCGTTGCGAAAAATGCCAAAAAAGTAATTGGTGTTGAAGCCGTACCGGAAGCTATCAAAGATGCAAAGGAGAATGCCGAAAGAAATAAAATACAGAATGTAGAGTTCTATGTAGGCGATATGAAAAAGGTTTTTACTGAAAGCTTTATCAATAAACATGGACACCCGGACGTTATTATTACAGATCCGCCAAGAGACGGAATGCATAAAGATGTTGTAGCTCAAATAATTGGTATATTACCTGAGCGTATTGTATATGTTAGCTGTAATTCTGCAACTCAGGCTCGTGATCTGTCTTTGCTGGATGAACATTACAAGGTAACTCAAATCCAGGCGGTAGATATGTTCCCTCAGACCCACCATGTTGAAAATGTGGTATGCCTGGAAAAACGTTAGTATCCAAATGAAACAAAATACTTACATCTTTTTACTTGTATTCACATTAATAACTACACTTGCCTGCCAGCGGGATGATATTTGTGCTGAATCCATCGAAACCACTCCGCTACTAATCATTAGGTTTTATGATATTGAGGAACCTGATGAGCTAAAAGATCCTCAAAATTTAAGTATAAGAGCGACCGATAGTACAAGTTTTGTAATTAATACTGGTAGTGGTACTCCGGTAGAATACTTCAGATTTAGCAGGGATAGCGTCGCTATTCCTTTAAAAACCTCTGCAGACTTAACTGAATATGTGTTTACGTTAAATACAGATCCTAATGACAGCACAGCTACTAATAGTGGTCTGCGTGACACTATAAATTTCACTTATGGTCGCCAGGAGGAGTATATCAATCGCGCCTGTGCATACAAAGTGAGTTACGTAGGACTGAAGGTAGATGTAGATGGCGGGGCTAACGGTCCCAACTGGATACAGGATATACAGATTGATGAACCTAATGTTGATGATCAAAACCAGGCACATGTATCGATATTTTTCTAGCTTACTATTTATACTTCTATTTGGGTTATCGGTTTCAGCACAGCAGCAGGAAGCAACGCAGGATACTGTTCAGTATAACGAGAAATATGGAGTTCGGGTAGGAATAGATCTAAGCAAACCACTGCGCACATTATTAGATGATAATTTTAGTGGAATTCAGTTAGTAGGAGATTATCGAGTTTATAAAAACTTTTATGCCGCCGCAGAGTTAGGTACTGAAAAGATCACTTTTGAAGGGGATAATATCGAGACTTTTACTAATGGCAGTTATATAAAACTTGGTGGTGATTATAATGCCTATGAAAACTGGCTGGATATGCAAAATGCAATTTTCGTTGGTGTACGCTTTGGGTTTGCCAGCTTCTCTCAGACCCTGGATCAATACAGGATCTATACATCTTCAAACTATTTTGGTCCAGACATTAGGGAAGATAATACAGAAACAACAGGTTTAACTGCCAGCTGGGGGGAAGTTATGATTGGAATCAAAGTTGAAATCATTAAAAATCTCTTTCTTTCAGCTAACGTACAGCTTAAAAGGAGAATTGGACAGAATACACCGACTAACTTTGACAACCTTGCCATTCCCGGATTTGGAAGAACTTATGATAGCAGTGAGTTTGGAGCAGGATTTGGATACAATATCTCTTACCTTATCCCATTCTATAAGAAGTCGAGAAATTAATTATTCTCCTGCTTACTTTTTTTCTTGGAACCTTCATAAAGCACATATTTCAATAATCTCGCTTCGAGAGGTCCGTTATAGAGCTTAATCTTTCGCGAAGCTCGCAGGCCAACGCTTTTGATCGCTTCGAAATTAGTGGCAATAAACCATGCATGGGTTCCGGGATAATTCTGCTTTAACGTATCTCC contains these protein-coding regions:
- a CDS encoding cysteine desulfurase family protein — its product is MENVYFDSAATTQLREEVVDKMARVLKENYGNPSSTHSFGRSSKSLVEQARKTVAGILNVKASEIVFTSGGTEADNLTLNSAVRDLGVERIITSKIEHHAVLYTVDQLKECFEIEVEYVNLDSKGNVDLSDLENRLKASDKKTLVSLMHVNNEIGNKLDLKKTAELVKSHNALFHSDTVQSIGHYNLDLNDIPVDFTAVSAHKFHGPKGVGFAFIRRNSGLKPLIFGGEQERGHRAGTEGVHNIVGLEESLKLAYENLQEEMEYTLSLKKHFIESLKKEIQGVKFNGECENFDKSTYTLINVCLPLSQEKALMLLFQLDLKGIACSKGSACQSGSDKGSHVLNAFCCEEDLKKPSLRFSFSSFNTKDEIDYVVKTLKEFIEG
- a CDS encoding Smr/MutS family protein, giving the protein MRDLKPGDIVELLDDDLSGTVQHIDGEQVEIKTEDGFIMQLPADDLVKIKSDIDDIAMEDFDFEEILKEKAPTKKPASNRIKPKERNAPPMEVDLHINQLVRSSRSMSNHEMLNLQLDTARHKLEFAMKKRIQKIVFIHGKGEGVLKMELEYLLGRYSNVKYYDADYQKYGLGATEVYILQNP
- a CDS encoding T9SS type A sorting domain-containing protein, translated to MKLTILFLFIFSTTVLKAQLYIAPSEKSDSYMYAKDRLIFVQNEIHLIKNNKNETGASLYLRKGSQLLQGDKPANINTGSGDIAVVQQGTSNAFDYNYWGLPVVGFAGKNQLNDYLYDPLSNTESKKAKLTTGLEGYSDPLSISGRWIYTYSGANYSDWQYVGEHFDLLPGEGFSMKGVNGSNSNLIEGEKINPGSAQMYDFRGLPNDGKIELPVKKDQVLLVGNPYPSSLDLEKFLFENISTTGIAYFWDSKKNGNSHYLSDYEGGYGTYSPGAGIYIPAIFKRYSDESETGEIGESYPRKRMPIAQGFMIIGKNEGVVHFQNSQRMYQKEIEGVSNFKSLEPANPSVIFNIEIDSMYVRQLALSFNNLSTVNEDHGMDARKMDRFSEDISWSISEEPFLINVRPKVDQELIPLKINLKKDTSLKFSAAKFNNFNPDRLFVYDAQDDLYFGITTGYFKMSLPAGDYNDRFFISFIEQLPAEDTTTDSIAPVADLKKLPNILLNTIDIFQNNSLEQLETKVLYNAELKNLKLFDLHGKLILNKNFIAKEKEFNFSTGNLSNAIYIVKVITNDNKELTKKISIRN
- a CDS encoding DUF2752 domain-containing protein; translation: MNNLEQYMLPCLNKTVLGVECTGCGGQRAALLLFQGEFKEAFVMYPAIYSLVVLFGFLIINLFIKFKYDYNIKIGLIIFNAVIIAGAYIIKMINTFN
- a CDS encoding CCC motif membrane protein yields the protein MEKRELPNSTLILIFGILSIIGCCCYGVAGVIFGIIALVMSKRAIEIYNADPELYTGYQNVKTGKILAIIGLVLSALSLLSTIIVFIFFGGMEGMQEIQEEILREYGG
- the rocD gene encoding ornithine--oxo-acid transaminase, with translation MPLPKIKTSKEAIQLEDQHGAHNYHPLPAVLSKGEGVHVWDVEGKKYYDFLSAYSAVNQGHCHPKIVEAMHEQASKLALTSRAFHNDVLGAYEQYATEYFGFDKLLPMNTGAEAVETAIKIARKWAYEKKGVKETEAEIIVAENNFHGRTTTIISFSNDEGARKNFGPYTPGFIKINYDDIDALEAAIENNPNVAGFLVEPIQGEAGVYVPSDDYMSKVKEICNKNNVLFMADEIQTGIARTGGLLAVCGHCSCEGHCERQEKTYSKPDILILGKALSGGNYPVSAVLADNEIMEVIQPGQHGSTFGGNPVAAAVAVAALDVVKDEHLIQNARKLGNLFRQLLDDYIKESNIVELVRGRGLLNAIVINDAEESSTAWDICMALKENGLLAKPTHGNIIRFAPPLVMTEEELRDCVAIIVKTLKQFEK
- the rlmD gene encoding 23S rRNA (uracil(1939)-C(5))-methyltransferase RlmD; this translates as MARRNKNKLFTEIEITGAGAKGKAIGKSPDGRVIFIDNAVPGDVADIQTTRKRKSYYQGTATEFHKLSDKRTEPVCQHFGTCGGCKWQNMEYKFQLEYKQDEVENNLRRLGKIELPEITPILGSEEIYFYRNKMEFSFSDSRWLTQEEIQSGEDIQQRNALGFHIPGMWDKILDIEKCHLQADPSNAIRNFVKEFAIENDLAFFNTRNQEGLLRTLMIRTTSTGEIMILVQFFKEDQEKRELLLNALAEKFPEITSLQYVVNTKANDTIYDQEVICFKGRDHIFEEMEGLKFKINAKSFYQTNSEQAYNLYKITRDYANLKGDELVYDLYTGTGTIAQFVAKNAKKVIGVEAVPEAIKDAKENAERNKIQNVEFYVGDMKKVFTESFINKHGHPDVIITDPPRDGMHKDVVAQIIGILPERIVYVSCNSATQARDLSLLDEHYKVTQIQAVDMFPQTHHVENVVCLEKR
- a CDS encoding DUF6452 family protein, with protein sequence MKQNTYIFLLVFTLITTLACQRDDICAESIETTPLLIIRFYDIEEPDELKDPQNLSIRATDSTSFVINTGSGTPVEYFRFSRDSVAIPLKTSADLTEYVFTLNTDPNDSTATNSGLRDTINFTYGRQEEYINRACAYKVSYVGLKVDVDGGANGPNWIQDIQIDEPNVDDQNQAHVSIFF
- a CDS encoding DUF6048 family protein produces the protein MYRYFSSLLFILLFGLSVSAQQQEATQDTVQYNEKYGVRVGIDLSKPLRTLLDDNFSGIQLVGDYRVYKNFYAAAELGTEKITFEGDNIETFTNGSYIKLGGDYNAYENWLDMQNAIFVGVRFGFASFSQTLDQYRIYTSSNYFGPDIREDNTETTGLTASWGEVMIGIKVEIIKNLFLSANVQLKRRIGQNTPTNFDNLAIPGFGRTYDSSEFGAGFGYNISYLIPFYKKSRN